A genomic segment from Tuwongella immobilis encodes:
- a CDS encoding ThuA domain-containing protein, with product MTTKWVGWLTVLALSVGLMGTVRADDPKPLRALLVIGGCCHDYAKQSEILKRGIEARAHVIVDIDFVKDGSTRAAFERYRKGEWYRGYDVIIHDECSADVTDPIYVGNILKPHAEGLPAVNLHCAMHSYRIKGDDWFRFCGIQSNRHGPQQPIEITLDDPKHPILEGSSNWTTINEELYNNIKVFDTAKILATGSQEKTVKGSKPAAVIWTNTYGKARVFNSTLGHSNPTVDDPRFLRIVTRGLLWACDKPMDVYLKPEPKKLP from the coding sequence ATGACAACGAAATGGGTAGGCTGGCTGACCGTGTTGGCCCTGAGCGTGGGCCTGATGGGCACTGTGCGCGCGGACGATCCGAAGCCGCTGCGCGCGCTGCTGGTCATCGGCGGATGCTGCCATGATTACGCCAAGCAAAGCGAAATTCTCAAGCGGGGCATCGAAGCCCGAGCGCATGTGATTGTGGACATTGACTTTGTGAAAGATGGCAGCACTCGAGCCGCCTTTGAACGCTATCGCAAGGGCGAATGGTATCGCGGCTACGATGTCATCATTCACGATGAATGTTCGGCCGATGTCACCGATCCGATCTATGTCGGCAACATTCTCAAGCCGCATGCCGAGGGACTGCCCGCGGTCAATCTGCACTGCGCCATGCACAGTTATCGCATCAAGGGGGATGATTGGTTCCGTTTCTGTGGGATTCAATCGAATCGCCACGGGCCGCAGCAACCCATCGAAATCACCTTGGACGATCCCAAGCACCCGATTCTCGAAGGCAGCAGCAATTGGACAACCATCAACGAAGAACTGTACAACAACATCAAAGTGTTTGACACGGCCAAAATTCTCGCCACCGGATCGCAAGAAAAGACCGTGAAGGGGAGCAAGCCCGCCGCCGTCATTTGGACCAACACCTATGGCAAAGCTCGCGTGTTCAACAGCACGTTGGGGCACTCCAACCCCACGGTGGACGATCCGCGATTTCTGCGCATCGTCACGCGGGGGCTGCTGTGGGCCTGCGATAAGCCGATGGATGTCTACCTGAAGCCGGAACCGAAGAAGTTGCCGTGA
- a CDS encoding alpha/beta hydrolase family protein, whose translation MRWLCWVAVLLLAIPNQAKAEYDPLKVGEKPTQAPINLDINDSKRSRKIPIKVYLPASREAAPVVLFSHGLGGSRDNGQYVAKHWSSRGYVVVMMQHLGSDESVWKSTGLGQRLAAMKTAASAENFRLRVQDVPAVIDQLTQWNQTTGHPLEKRMDLKKIGMSGHSFGAVTTQAVSGQRFPLGVSLTDPRITAALAMSPSTPKAGNPNTAFGSVSIPWLLMTGTNDTSPINDTTVESRMAVYPALPKGSKYELVLEGAEHSAFSDRGLLGDRAKRNPNHHRAILALSTAFWDAYLTGSPEARAWLDSDKVRTVLETKDRWQRK comes from the coding sequence ATGCGTTGGTTGTGTTGGGTTGCCGTGCTGCTTCTGGCGATTCCAAATCAGGCAAAAGCAGAATATGATCCGCTGAAAGTCGGAGAGAAGCCGACACAAGCTCCGATAAATCTGGACATCAACGATTCCAAGCGATCGCGGAAGATTCCGATCAAGGTATATCTGCCCGCAAGTCGGGAAGCCGCCCCGGTGGTGCTGTTCTCGCATGGTTTGGGTGGTAGCCGTGACAATGGCCAATATGTGGCCAAGCATTGGTCCAGCCGTGGCTATGTGGTGGTCATGATGCAGCATCTTGGCAGCGACGAATCGGTCTGGAAATCGACCGGGTTGGGCCAACGTCTCGCAGCTATGAAGACAGCCGCCAGTGCGGAGAATTTCCGGCTGCGTGTCCAAGATGTGCCAGCCGTGATTGACCAACTCACGCAATGGAATCAAACAACGGGGCACCCACTGGAAAAGCGGATGGATTTGAAGAAGATCGGGATGTCGGGGCATTCCTTTGGCGCAGTGACAACCCAAGCCGTGAGCGGACAACGCTTTCCGTTGGGTGTGTCACTGACCGATCCGCGCATTACCGCGGCGTTGGCAATGAGCCCCAGCACCCCGAAAGCGGGAAATCCCAATACGGCATTCGGCAGCGTGTCCATTCCGTGGCTATTGATGACCGGCACCAATGATACGTCGCCGATCAATGACACGACCGTGGAATCGCGAATGGCAGTCTATCCGGCGCTCCCGAAAGGATCGAAATATGAACTGGTTTTGGAAGGTGCTGAGCATTCCGCATTCTCGGATCGCGGGCTGTTGGGCGACCGAGCCAAGCGTAATCCCAATCATCACCGGGCGATTTTGGCGTTGAGCACGGCGTTCTGGGATGCGTATCTGACGGGTTCACCCGAGGCCCGAGCATGGCTGGATAGCGACAAGGTGCGAACGGTTCTGGAAACGAAGGATCGCTGGCAGCGAAAATAA
- the efp gene encoding elongation factor P, which translates to MASIKFIDVRKGMVLVLEDKQLYQCLDRDLNTPGNWRAILQLKLKNLKTESITMQRVRPDDKVELAYLETKDMNYSYRDGNEFIFVENETFEQYTLPEELVGEQIGYLKENDPCKVTFYEGKALSLELPQIVELKVIETDPGIKGATAAAQYKPATLETGIKVTVPMFINIGEGVRVDTTTGEYVGRVTAEK; encoded by the coding sequence ATGGCATCGATCAAATTTATTGATGTGCGTAAAGGCATGGTCTTGGTTCTGGAAGACAAGCAACTGTATCAGTGCTTGGACCGCGACCTGAACACGCCAGGGAACTGGCGGGCCATTCTGCAATTGAAGCTGAAGAATCTGAAGACCGAATCGATTACCATGCAACGGGTTCGGCCCGACGACAAGGTGGAATTGGCATATCTGGAAACCAAGGATATGAACTATTCCTACCGCGACGGCAACGAATTCATCTTCGTCGAAAACGAAACCTTCGAGCAATACACGCTGCCCGAAGAACTCGTGGGCGAACAAATTGGCTACCTGAAGGAAAACGACCCCTGCAAGGTCACCTTCTACGAAGGCAAAGCGCTCAGCCTGGAATTGCCGCAAATCGTGGAACTGAAAGTCATTGAGACCGATCCCGGCATCAAAGGCGCGACGGCCGCGGCTCAATACAAGCCCGCTACCCTGGAAACCGGCATCAAAGTCACCGTACCGATGTTCATTAACATCGGCGAAGGCGTTCGCGTGGATACCACCACCGGCGAATACGTCGGCCGCGTTACCGCTGAAAAATAA
- a CDS encoding DUF790 family protein, with protein sequence MLSGKQVRVKAVKNRIVPQYIDPKEIQWLRVATSLLEIYNRATGMSREEIDDEIRELFGEQPGQLVHEGLAKLLADRCEFEADSELSPEEVRAQVFQRAATARAEAAQRGEPFDRDAILREVALGLGLTGENLAEQVERGMFADLKSEQRLIHFDNITAEMLLHRYNTALAQAVLLRAVRVEVTIRHEPPPRLRALIRSIKFHRLIAEFDCPAPSMYTIRLDGPLSLFTATQKYGMQLAMFLPSLLNCHEFELRAVVRWGVARKEKLFHLSSRDGLKSHLPDYGSYTPLELRLFAEQFQKSKSDWELRAETAVLPLDRSFWVPDFRLVHRPSGRSILLEILGFWRRVDAEKHYRKLKAAAPEPFLLAVGEQQRMDETDTAELPAEIYRFKRTPLVDEIAKRATQILSEQPS encoded by the coding sequence ATGCTTTCGGGCAAACAAGTCCGCGTAAAAGCGGTGAAAAATCGGATTGTGCCGCAATATATCGATCCGAAGGAGATTCAGTGGCTCAGAGTCGCCACAAGTCTGCTGGAAATCTACAACCGCGCGACCGGGATGAGCCGCGAAGAGATCGATGACGAGATCCGCGAGTTGTTCGGCGAGCAACCCGGGCAACTCGTCCACGAAGGCTTGGCCAAGTTGCTGGCCGACCGCTGCGAATTTGAAGCCGATAGCGAACTCTCCCCCGAAGAAGTGCGGGCGCAGGTGTTTCAGCGTGCCGCCACCGCCCGCGCCGAAGCCGCCCAACGGGGCGAACCCTTTGACCGCGATGCGATTCTGCGCGAGGTGGCACTCGGGTTGGGACTCACCGGCGAGAATCTGGCCGAACAAGTCGAACGGGGCATGTTCGCAGATTTGAAATCCGAACAACGGCTGATTCACTTCGACAACATTACCGCGGAAATGCTGCTGCATCGGTATAATACGGCGTTAGCGCAAGCCGTGTTGCTTCGTGCGGTTCGGGTGGAAGTCACCATTCGACACGAGCCGCCGCCGCGATTGCGGGCACTCATCCGAAGCATCAAATTCCATCGATTGATCGCCGAGTTCGATTGCCCCGCACCCAGCATGTACACCATCCGGTTGGATGGCCCGCTGAGTCTGTTCACCGCGACGCAAAAATACGGCATGCAACTGGCGATGTTCCTGCCATCGCTGCTGAATTGCCACGAATTTGAGCTGCGAGCCGTGGTCCGCTGGGGCGTCGCCCGCAAGGAAAAGTTGTTCCACCTCAGCAGCCGCGACGGGCTGAAATCGCATCTGCCGGATTATGGCAGCTACACCCCGTTGGAGTTGCGGTTGTTTGCCGAGCAATTCCAGAAATCGAAATCCGACTGGGAGTTACGCGCGGAAACGGCCGTTTTGCCACTCGATCGTAGTTTTTGGGTACCCGATTTTCGCTTGGTCCATCGTCCCAGCGGCCGCTCGATTTTGCTGGAAATCCTGGGATTTTGGCGTCGAGTCGATGCCGAGAAGCACTATCGCAAACTCAAAGCCGCCGCCCCCGAGCCATTCTTACTGGCCGTGGGCGAGCAACAACGCATGGACGAGACCGACACCGCTGAGCTTCCTGCAGAGATCTACCGATTCAAGCGCACGCCACTGGTCGATGAAATTGCCAAGCGAGCCACCCAAATCTTGTCCGAACAGCCTTCGTGA
- a CDS encoding beta-1,3-glucanase family protein: MMSRPNSWFRRSWNRTGSSSHLRWRLSPLEHLEAREVMSDSPISFTFINETNLQNTPIFVAMYAKEPVQGSANWGAIAPSNAAAPLNGQTMVFTPFDASLNNTLLTNYELFPNGASSTTITLPNTPGSRLDSARIVISVGGQSKLTIINKDAGVSAPNLGNPDDPNAGIYYDFVEFTERDSDGTLFINTTQIDQVGFPLEVTSTPVDPNVPNGVGIQVSRQDLFNDFTNYINSMGAVDPAALGFLDCISPTVVGAGNIGNPTTFRILSPKDLVQIARTTENPPQAFTSSLTTYFDDAIKALFRSPPGGSLTLNVGNPYPSLNPNDPQTYVFNGTASTETIGAQTYNVLRFVGDANAGSLKDVAFTVYEPIFNIVRNITGSIDQGSTTLTVADASQLSVGMFVFGPGIIGDNQILAINGNTLTLQGASANPITNGAYTFSNAPSFVANKLESSGQMVFACDGVFADNVARFGAPNDAAPDTNSLYSQILANLENQLVSALNRGVSDLNPSQWQDPTNYYRPGSKSNFYSGFLHQGGVSIGNQAYGFPYDDQAGFSSTMAIDNPTAITIRLGAWTQSTALTSQYAVGAGDGSGLVRLLNADQTEALTVTPFGAFTGGVRTATADFNNDGVPDLVVGTGPGRATEVKVIDGKTQTELFTINPFEASFTGGVYVAAGDITGDGTPELIITPDEGGGPRVRVFDGTTFTQIADFLGIDDPNFRGGVRAAVGDLDGDGHGDLIVMAGFGGGPRVAIYSGISLAANGGPKLVEDFFVFEETLRNGAFVTSADVNGDGYAELVVGGGPGGGPRVSVFDGADLVLRNQQTRTADFFAGNADSRDGVRLTMKDLDGDDLADLVTGSGPGGATVNHFLDSSLDGNAVTPSDTFDAFADFTGGVFVG, encoded by the coding sequence ATGATGTCCCGTCCGAACTCTTGGTTTCGTCGATCGTGGAATCGTACTGGCAGTTCCTCTCACCTGCGCTGGCGATTGTCACCGTTGGAGCATTTGGAAGCTCGCGAAGTGATGAGCGATTCGCCGATTTCCTTCACCTTCATTAACGAAACCAATCTGCAAAATACGCCGATTTTCGTTGCGATGTACGCCAAGGAACCCGTTCAAGGGAGTGCGAATTGGGGGGCGATTGCGCCGAGTAATGCCGCCGCCCCGCTGAACGGGCAGACGATGGTGTTTACTCCATTTGATGCATCGTTGAATAACACGCTGCTCACGAATTATGAATTATTTCCCAACGGGGCGAGTAGCACGACGATCACGTTGCCCAATACACCGGGCAGTCGGCTCGATTCCGCGCGGATTGTGATTAGCGTCGGCGGGCAAAGCAAACTCACGATTATTAACAAAGATGCCGGGGTGAGTGCGCCGAATCTCGGGAATCCGGACGATCCCAATGCCGGGATCTATTATGATTTCGTGGAATTCACGGAACGGGATTCCGATGGCACGTTATTCATTAACACCACGCAGATTGACCAAGTCGGCTTCCCGCTGGAAGTGACCTCCACGCCGGTCGATCCGAATGTCCCCAATGGCGTTGGCATTCAAGTCTCGCGGCAAGATCTGTTTAATGACTTCACGAATTATATTAACAGCATGGGGGCGGTCGATCCCGCTGCGTTGGGATTCTTAGATTGCATTAGCCCGACGGTGGTCGGGGCGGGAAATATCGGGAATCCCACGACGTTCCGCATTCTTTCGCCCAAGGATTTGGTGCAAATTGCCCGCACGACGGAGAATCCGCCGCAGGCATTTACCAGCTCGTTGACCACATATTTCGATGATGCCATTAAGGCGTTATTCCGAAGTCCGCCGGGTGGCTCGTTGACCTTAAATGTGGGCAATCCGTACCCGTCGTTGAATCCGAACGATCCGCAGACGTATGTGTTCAACGGCACTGCGTCGACGGAAACCATCGGCGCGCAAACCTATAATGTGTTGCGATTTGTGGGCGATGCGAATGCCGGCAGTCTGAAGGATGTGGCCTTCACGGTGTATGAGCCGATCTTTAACATTGTCCGCAATATCACCGGCAGTATCGACCAAGGGAGCACAACCTTAACGGTGGCGGATGCCTCGCAATTGTCGGTGGGAATGTTTGTGTTCGGGCCGGGGATCATTGGTGATAATCAAATTCTCGCCATTAATGGCAACACGTTAACGCTCCAGGGGGCATCGGCCAACCCCATCACCAACGGCGCGTATACCTTTTCCAATGCACCGTCATTTGTGGCCAATAAGTTGGAATCGTCGGGCCAGATGGTGTTTGCGTGTGATGGGGTGTTTGCGGATAACGTCGCCCGATTCGGGGCACCGAATGATGCCGCGCCGGATACCAATTCGTTATACAGTCAAATTTTAGCGAATTTGGAAAATCAGTTGGTGTCGGCGTTGAATCGGGGTGTCTCGGATTTAAATCCATCCCAATGGCAAGATCCCACGAATTATTATCGGCCTGGAAGCAAATCCAATTTCTATTCCGGATTCCTCCACCAGGGCGGTGTGAGTATCGGCAACCAGGCGTATGGCTTCCCGTATGACGATCAAGCGGGATTCTCATCGACCATGGCGATTGACAATCCCACGGCGATCACGATTCGCTTGGGGGCGTGGACGCAATCGACTGCGCTCACCTCGCAGTATGCGGTTGGTGCCGGGGATGGTTCCGGGCTGGTGCGACTGCTGAACGCGGATCAGACGGAAGCTCTTACGGTGACACCGTTTGGAGCGTTCACGGGTGGGGTGCGGACGGCAACCGCGGACTTCAACAACGATGGCGTGCCGGACCTGGTCGTTGGCACCGGGCCGGGGCGGGCGACGGAAGTCAAGGTGATTGACGGCAAAACGCAGACGGAACTGTTTACCATCAATCCGTTTGAAGCCTCGTTCACCGGCGGCGTGTATGTGGCGGCGGGCGACATTACCGGGGACGGCACGCCGGAATTGATTATCACGCCGGATGAGGGCGGTGGACCGCGCGTGCGGGTGTTCGATGGCACCACGTTCACGCAGATCGCCGATTTCCTGGGGATTGACGATCCCAATTTCCGAGGCGGAGTGCGAGCGGCGGTCGGGGATTTGGACGGCGATGGCCATGGCGATCTGATTGTGATGGCCGGATTTGGTGGCGGGCCGCGTGTGGCGATTTACAGCGGCATCTCGCTGGCAGCCAACGGCGGGCCGAAGTTGGTGGAAGATTTCTTCGTCTTTGAAGAAACGCTGCGAAATGGCGCATTTGTTACGTCGGCGGATGTCAACGGCGATGGCTATGCGGAGTTGGTTGTGGGGGGTGGGCCGGGTGGCGGGCCGCGGGTTTCGGTGTTTGATGGGGCCGATCTGGTGCTCCGCAATCAGCAGACCCGCACGGCTGATTTCTTCGCCGGGAATGCGGATAGCCGCGATGGCGTTCGCTTGACGATGAAGGATCTCGACGGCGATGATCTGGCGGATCTCGTGACCGGCTCCGGGCCGGGCGGGGCGACGGTCAACCATTTCCTGGATAGCAGTTTGGATGGCAATGCGGTGACGCCGAGCGATACCTTCGATGCGTTCGCGGATTTCACCGGTGGGGTGTTCGTCGGGTAA
- a CDS encoding DUF5690 family protein produces MSERETVAATHRQSIWGVPLALWSVVAAFGTYFCMYGFRKPFTVSDYAGQPILWGLGFKDVLVMAQVLGYMLSKFMGIKVVSEMPPRKRALALLGMILAAHATLLGFALTPAPWNCLWLFGNGICLGMVFGMVLGFLEGRKNTELLTAGLCVSFIVADGVMKSVGDFLLQKQGVSLYWMPVAAGGVFVLPLIGFVWMLSKIPAPSAADVAARSERVPMNKSTRGEFFRRYAVGLVLLAGAYLLITVLRSVRADFSKEIWNQLDPAYNAAIFTQTELLVGLAILLLLGSTILIRDNRRAFDVAMALGILGGGFIVLALVGLSSGVLSPFWFMALLGLGTYLPYIAVHTTIFERLIAMTRDRGNIGYLMYFVDAFGYLGYVAVLVVKNLMKSQGTQVTGNFLDFFVPLSWGVAILCVVMLIPCWLYFVRHPSTQGTPSKDVA; encoded by the coding sequence GTGAGTGAGCGTGAGACTGTCGCCGCGACCCATCGCCAATCGATCTGGGGCGTTCCGTTGGCATTGTGGTCGGTGGTGGCCGCATTTGGCACGTACTTTTGCATGTACGGCTTCCGAAAACCATTCACGGTATCGGATTACGCAGGGCAGCCGATTCTGTGGGGGCTGGGCTTCAAAGACGTGCTGGTGATGGCCCAAGTGTTGGGGTACATGCTGTCGAAATTCATGGGAATCAAGGTGGTTTCCGAGATGCCCCCCCGCAAGCGCGCGCTGGCGTTGCTGGGGATGATTCTGGCGGCGCATGCCACGCTGCTGGGCTTCGCGCTGACACCGGCACCCTGGAATTGCCTGTGGCTGTTTGGCAACGGGATCTGTCTGGGGATGGTCTTTGGCATGGTGCTGGGCTTTCTGGAAGGGCGGAAGAATACCGAACTGCTCACCGCCGGGTTGTGCGTCAGCTTTATCGTTGCCGATGGTGTGATGAAATCGGTGGGCGATTTTCTGCTGCAAAAGCAGGGCGTTTCGCTGTATTGGATGCCAGTGGCGGCGGGGGGAGTGTTTGTGCTGCCGTTGATTGGCTTTGTCTGGATGCTGAGCAAAATTCCGGCCCCCTCGGCGGCAGATGTGGCCGCTCGCAGTGAGCGCGTGCCCATGAACAAATCGACCCGCGGCGAATTCTTCCGCCGCTATGCCGTGGGGTTGGTGCTGCTGGCCGGGGCGTATCTGCTCATCACCGTGCTGCGGAGTGTGCGGGCGGATTTCTCCAAGGAAATCTGGAATCAACTCGATCCCGCATACAATGCCGCGATTTTCACGCAGACGGAATTGCTCGTTGGATTGGCCATTCTGCTGCTGTTGGGCTCCACGATTCTGATTCGAGACAATCGGCGGGCGTTCGATGTCGCCATGGCGCTGGGGATTCTGGGCGGCGGCTTCATCGTGCTGGCGCTGGTGGGATTATCGTCGGGTGTGTTGTCGCCGTTTTGGTTTATGGCGCTGCTGGGCTTGGGCACGTATTTGCCGTATATTGCCGTGCATACGACGATCTTCGAGCGGCTCATCGCCATGACGCGCGATCGTGGAAATATCGGTTATTTGATGTATTTTGTGGATGCGTTTGGCTACCTGGGCTACGTTGCGGTGCTGGTGGTGAAAAATCTGATGAAGTCGCAAGGAACGCAGGTGACGGGGAACTTCCTGGACTTCTTTGTGCCGCTGTCTTGGGGCGTGGCGATTCTCTGCGTGGTGATGCTCATTCCCTGTTGGCTGTACTTCGTGCGGCATCCCTCCACCCAAGGAACCCCCAGCAAGGACGTGGCATGA
- a CDS encoding zinc-binding dehydrogenase produces the protein MSRAVLFTRAQEPFRVVDYPDPEPMGGEIRVRIRCCTICRSDLHTHSGRRVQPSPTILGHEITGRIDAFGPDARRVDAAGQPAEIGTRVTWAIAVGCGDCFYCQDDLPQKCEKPFKFGHTQVDPQRPLGGGLADTVMLTPLTQWFCVPDSVSDSMAAPANCATATVAGLLRTAGTIANRSVLVLGAGVLGVTACAMAQSLGASRVMVCDPSAESQQRAREFGATDTSGVDPSDQRAMIADATAGRGADVVLELAGVASSVQSAMQLARIGGQVILAGTVAPTPGVTFDPEQVVKRMLRISGVHNYHPRDLRAALDFLAGPGRAYPFESLVSRRYALAEVDAAFSDAHAHPGVRIAVMPQLEA, from the coding sequence ATGAGTCGTGCGGTGCTGTTTACGCGGGCGCAAGAACCGTTTCGAGTGGTCGATTATCCCGATCCCGAACCGATGGGCGGCGAAATTCGGGTGCGGATTCGCTGCTGCACGATTTGTCGCAGTGATTTGCACACGCATTCCGGGCGTCGTGTGCAGCCTTCGCCGACGATTCTGGGCCACGAAATCACGGGGCGAATCGATGCCTTTGGGCCGGATGCGCGGCGAGTCGATGCGGCGGGGCAACCCGCAGAAATCGGCACGCGGGTGACGTGGGCCATTGCGGTCGGTTGTGGCGATTGCTTCTATTGCCAAGATGATCTGCCGCAAAAGTGCGAAAAGCCCTTCAAATTCGGTCATACGCAGGTCGATCCGCAACGTCCGCTCGGGGGCGGGCTGGCCGATACCGTGATGCTCACGCCGCTGACGCAATGGTTTTGTGTGCCAGATTCCGTCAGCGATTCCATGGCCGCCCCGGCGAATTGTGCAACGGCGACGGTGGCGGGTCTGCTGCGAACCGCCGGGACGATTGCGAATCGCTCCGTGCTAGTGTTGGGTGCCGGGGTGTTGGGCGTGACCGCGTGTGCGATGGCGCAATCGCTCGGTGCCAGCCGGGTGATGGTCTGCGACCCATCGGCAGAATCGCAACAGCGGGCCCGCGAATTTGGTGCGACGGATACCTCGGGAGTCGATCCATCCGATCAGCGGGCGATGATTGCCGATGCTACCGCGGGGCGCGGCGCGGATGTGGTGTTGGAGTTGGCCGGGGTGGCATCATCGGTGCAATCGGCGATGCAACTGGCACGCATTGGCGGGCAGGTGATTTTGGCCGGGACGGTGGCCCCGACGCCAGGCGTGACGTTCGATCCGGAGCAGGTGGTGAAGCGGATGCTTCGCATCAGTGGGGTGCATAATTACCACCCACGCGATTTGCGGGCAGCGTTGGATTTTCTGGCCGGGCCAGGGCGGGCGTATCCGTTTGAATCGTTGGTGAGTCGTCGGTATGCGTTGGCCGAGGTGGACGCGGCGTTTTCCGACGCCCATGCCCACCCCGGAGTGCGAATTGCGGTCATGCCGCAGTTGGAAGCGTAA